Part of the Kordiimonas pumila genome is shown below.
CATAATGGCAGCCTCCAACGGCCAAAGATTTTAGGTAAAATTGCGGCTGGTGGCTCGGTTGCGCTGGTGTCTGACGCTGGCACACCACTTATTTCAGACCCTGGCTACAAGCTTGTAGATGATGCTTATGATAACGGCTTGCGTGTTGTTGCTATTCCAGGGCCGTCTGCTGTTGTTACAGCACTGTCTATTGCAGGCATGCCAACAGACAGGTTTTTGTTTATGGGCTTTGCACCCACTAAAACACAGGCCAGAACCACCTGGTTTGAAGCAGAAAAAAATACAGCCGCAAGCCTTGTTTATTACGAAAGCGCAAAACGTATTGCCGGCAGCCTGCGCGATGCCGCTACAGCACTAGGCCCGCGCCCTGCTGCAGTGTGCAGGGAACTCACCAAAAAGTTCGAGGAAGTTGTAAGAGGCACCCTTGAAGAAATTGCAGATCGCTATGAAACCTCTGGCCCACCAAAAGGCGAAATTGTGGTGGTTATCGCCCCGCCCGGCAAGCACGATAGCGAAACAGCAGGCTCTGATATATCAACAGAAGCCCTTCTCGTGGCCGCGCTAAAGCATATGACGGTAAAATCAGCCGCTGCCTTTGTCGCCGAAGTAACCGGTGAAAAGCGTAAGGGCCTTTATGCCCGCGCTCTAGAACTAACGGCAGAAAAGTAAGCACACCCCAATGCCAAACACCCGGAAAAAGGCAGAAAAGCGCGGTAGAAATGCTGAACTTCTGGCGCGTATATACTTACGCCTAAAAGGATACAGGATTCTTGCACACCGTTTTCGCTCTCCGTACGGCGAAATTGACATAATCGCAAAACGCGGCAAGACACTTGTTTTTGTTGAGGTAAAGGCAAGAAAATCTGTGGATGACGCCCTCTATTCTATCGCTTACAAACAAAGGCGGCGGATTGAAGCCGCAAGCGAGGATTGGCTGAAAAAGCATAAGCCTGTTTTTAAGTCGATCCGCTTTGATATTATTGCTGTTGCATCTGGGATACTTCCTACCCATATCCACGGTGCCTGGCGGCTTGGTGAGTAATCACAAGCCGCCCCTAACCAACAGGAAAAGATTATGACTGGCCGTACACTCAAAGTTGCCTTCCAGATGGACCCGATGGAAACCGTTAAGATTAACGGCGACAGCACCTTCGTGCTTATGCTTGAAGCGCAAACACGAGGGTTTGAACTTTGGCATTATCTGGTAGACGATATGTCTTACGAAAACGGCGAAATTTCTGCTTTTGCCCGTAAAGTGACCGTAAGGCGCGAAGAAGGTAACCATTTTACCTTCCATGAAGAAAAACTCATAAACCTTGCTGATATGGATGTTATCTGGATGCGGCAAGACCCGCCTTTTGACATGGGCTATATAACTGCAACACACTTGCTTGAGCTTTTACCGCCTTCTGTGCTTGTGGTGAACAACCCAGCAGAAGTGCGAAATGCGCCAGAAAAGCTTTTTGTCGCCAAGTTTCGCGATTTAATGCCACCAACTCTTATTACGCGCCGTATGGATGTTGTGCGCAAATTCCGCGCAGAACACGGCGACATTATTATAAAACCGCTTTACGGTAATGGCGGGGCGGGCGTTTTTCACTTACGGCCCGAAGATTCAAACCTTGGCAGCCTGATGGAACTGTTTTTGGCAAACAGCACAGAACCCGTTATGGTTCAAACCTTCCTCCCAGAAGTTGTCCGAGGCGACAAACGTATTATTCTGGTAGACGGTGAAGCTGTGGGTGCCATTAACCGTGTGCCTGCAAAAGGCGAAATCCGTTCAAACCTTGTCGCTGGCGGCACTGCGGTTCAATCAACCCTTACAGAACGCGAACAAGAAATTTGTGAACGCCTTAAGCCAGAGCTTAAAAAGCGCGGCTTAGTCTTTGTAGGAATTGATGTAATTGGAAACTGGCTAACAGAGATTAATGTGACATCGCCCACAGGCTTGCAGGCTGTAAACCGGTTTGATGGTATTAAGCTTGAAGCAACAATTTGGGATGCAGTTGAAGCAAAGCTTTAAATGCTTTGCTTCAACAAACCTCTATAGCTGTGCTGTACTAAAGAAAAGTAGCCTTAAAACCCACAGACACCAAGTTTGCTACAAAGCTCATCAAGCTCATCAAGCGATGCGTAACTGATAGAAACACTGCCAGCTTCGCCTTCATGATGTATTGAAACCTTCATACCAACAGCAGCAGATAGGTCCTTTTCAAGGGCCAGAGTATCAGCGTCTTTCATCTTCTTGCCGCTAGCGGTACCACCGGGGCGAGGCTGCCGCTTTTGTTTGTCCTTGCCTTCTGAAACAAGCGCCTCTGTTTGGCGAACACTTAGACCTTCGCTAGCAATTCTCGTAGCGATACCAAGAGCATCGTCATGGCCAATAATTGCGCGTGCATGTCCCATTGATATTTTACCCATATCAACCATCGCCTGCACTTTTTCCGGTAAGGTTAAAAGACGCAGCAAGTTTGTAATATGACTTCGGCTTTTGCCAACAATCTCGGAAACAGCTTCCTGTGTGTGCTTAAACTCTTCAATCAACCGCTTGTAACCCCGGGCTTCTTCCGTTGCTGTCAGGTCAAGGCGCTGAATGTTTTCAATAATAGCAAGCTCAAGAACTTCACCGTCGGTTAGTTCGCGTACAACAACAGGTACTTCGTGAACACCCGCCCTTTGCGCCGCGCGCCACCGACGTTCACCGGCAACAATTTGAAACTTTTCAGGGCCAATTTCACGCACCAATATAGGCTGTAAAAGGCCGCGTTCTTTAATGGAAGATGCAAGCTCATCAAGCGCTGTTTCATCAAAGTGCACACGGGGCTGGTGCATATTACGTTCCAGAAACTCGATCGGGAGCCGGCGTCTGCCGCTAGAGGCACCATTGTCGCCTGTTATATCTGTAACAGAAACAACCGCAGACGGTCTGTCATCTGCGAGTAACGCAGATAATCCGCGCCCTAACCCTTTTCGTGCATTTTTAACCATAAAAAATACCCATAACTTATTGTTTTACTTGTGTTTATGCTGCTATTTTGCTTTTGCGACGGCCCAGCAACTCACGGGCAAGCGATATATAGGCCTGGCTGCCAGCACACTTATGGTCATACAGAAGCACAGGCTTACCAAAGCTAGGCGCTTCCGACACCCTGACATTTCGTGGAATTACCGTTTTATAAACCTTGTCGCCTAAATAGGCACGGACATCAAGCGCCACCTGCTCAGACAGATTATTGCGGGCATCATACATGGTTAAAACCACACCGTTAATATCAAGCCCCGGATTTAGACTTGCCTGTACTTGCTCTACTGTGCGCATTAGCAAACTCAGCCCTTCAAGGGCAAAAAACTCGCACTGTAATGGCACCAGAACAGAATCTGCCGCTACAAGCGCGTTGATAGTCAAAAGAGAAAGTGACGGCGGGCAATCAATCAGAATATAATCAAAATCAGCTCGAATATCTGCTTTGTCAAAAGCCTGCTGTAACCGAAAGTTACGCTGCGGCAGTTCAGCCAGTTCAAGGTCTGCCCCAGACAAATCTACCGTAGACGGAATGATTGAAAGACCGGGAATCTCAGTTGCTAAAACAGCCTCTTTTACAGGGGCAGCCCCCAGCACAACATCATAGGAGGTAATTTCGCGGGCATTTCTATCAATACCAAAACCCGTACTGGCATTGCCTTGGGGGTCAAGATCAAGGATAAGGACCTTTTTTTTCACTGCTGCCATCGCAGTCGCAAGATTTATCGCTGTTGTCGTTTTACCGACTCCACCCTTCTGGTTGGCCACTGCAATAATATGTGCCCCAGTATCTGGCTGCATTTTGCCCGCTCCCTAAACCCGGCAAAAATGCCAGTATTACAAAATGTTACAAACTTTCTATGCCGTGCAGCCTTAAGATTACACCACTTGGGTCAGAGAGGCTGCTATAGCGATCAACCTGCATCTTCCAACAAGCCTTTGCTTCGGTCAATTCCTCATCTGCCCCAGCCCCCTTTAAAAGCCAGATTTCTGCTTTTCCTCCAGACGCTTCAAGAAATGGTTTCGACCAATTTATCAGCTGTATGACCCGCGCACACGCCCTCGATGTAATAATATCAACCGGAAAAACACCTATAGATTCAATGCGCTCGTTGTGTATTTCAGCCAAAGCTGCTGTATCACGCACCACTTGGCGCATAAAAATACACTTTCTGCCATTTGATTCCACCATGTGTGCATGTGCCACACCGGCAAGCGAAAGTACCAACCCCGGGAAACCCGCACCCGACCCAATATCGAGCAAAGAAAGCCGCTTTTCACCAAAAACTGCCTGTATATGAGGGATCATTTGGGCCGAATCGAGGAAGTGCCGGCGCCATATATCATCAAGAGTACTATTTGAAACCAGATTTTTTGCCTTTTGCCACTTAATAAGCAAATCAGCATAGGTTTGTAATTTGACAGATGTTTCACGTGAAACATTCAAGTCCTGCGCAAGTTCCTCAAGGCTGTAGGTCATGTAGATAAGGCCCTAACTAAACTATGCGGCGCGGCGGCGCTTTTTGATGTGGCCTAAAAGCAAGGTAAGTGCTGCAGGTGTAACGCCAGCAATGCGCGCAGCCGCACCCAGTGTTGCAGGGCGTGCCTCCTTGAACTTTTCGCGCATCTCTGTGGACAAACCAGAAACAGTAGCAAAATCCAGCCCTTCAGGAATAACCAAGGCTTCATCTTTGCGAAACGCTGTAATATCAGCTTGCTGGCGCTCAAGATAACCCTGATACAGTGCATTAATAGCAAGCTGTTCTGCTGTTTTATCATCAATAGCCGAAAGCTCATCGGGCCATATTTGCCGTAGGCGGTCAAAATCAACAGAGGTAAAACTAAGGAGTGTTTCAGCGGAACGGCGCACACCGTCTAGCTTAATTTTAAGCTCGTGCTTTTCAGCTTCATTAGGTGTTAGGCTAAGGCTTAATAAAATAGAACGGCCCGCTTCCAGTTTGCTTTGTTTCTCATTAAAGATAGCTGCGCGCTTTTCTTTAACAAGACCGATCTGAATGCCCTTTTCTGTCAGTCGCTGATCAGCGTTATCTGCTCGCAGTAACAAACGGTATTCAGCACGGCTTGTAAACATCCGGTATGGCTCGCGGGTGCCCTGTGTTACCAGATCGTCTAGCATTACACCAATATAGGCATCAGCACGATCAAGAACAAAAGCCTCATCCGTACGGCCTAAAGCCCTTAGGGCCGCATTGGTCCCAGCCATCAGGCCTTGCGCCGCAGCTTCCTCATACCCCGTAGTGCCATTTATCTGACCTGCCAGATAAAAGCCATCTGCTTTATGGGTTTCAAGGGTTACCTTCAACTCGCGCGGGTCAACATAATCATATTCGATCGCGTATCCGGGCTGCAATATCACCGCA
Proteins encoded:
- the rsmG gene encoding 16S rRNA (guanine(527)-N(7))-methyltransferase RsmG, with amino-acid sequence MTYSLEELAQDLNVSRETSVKLQTYADLLIKWQKAKNLVSNSTLDDIWRRHFLDSAQMIPHIQAVFGEKRLSLLDIGSGAGFPGLVLSLAGVAHAHMVESNGRKCIFMRQVVRDTAALAEIHNERIESIGVFPVDIITSRACARVIQLINWSKPFLEASGGKAEIWLLKGAGADEELTEAKACWKMQVDRYSSLSDPSGVILRLHGIESL
- the gshB gene encoding glutathione synthase: MTGRTLKVAFQMDPMETVKINGDSTFVLMLEAQTRGFELWHYLVDDMSYENGEISAFARKVTVRREEGNHFTFHEEKLINLADMDVIWMRQDPPFDMGYITATHLLELLPPSVLVVNNPAEVRNAPEKLFVAKFRDLMPPTLITRRMDVVRKFRAEHGDIIIKPLYGNGGAGVFHLRPEDSNLGSLMELFLANSTEPVMVQTFLPEVVRGDKRIILVDGEAVGAINRVPAKGEIRSNLVAGGTAVQSTLTEREQEICERLKPELKKRGLVFVGIDVIGNWLTEINVTSPTGLQAVNRFDGIKLEATIWDAVEAKL
- a CDS encoding YraN family protein; translation: MPNTRKKAEKRGRNAELLARIYLRLKGYRILAHRFRSPYGEIDIIAKRGKTLVFVEVKARKSVDDALYSIAYKQRRRIEAASEDWLKKHKPVFKSIRFDIIAVASGILPTHIHGAWRLGE
- a CDS encoding ParA family protein, which gives rise to MQPDTGAHIIAVANQKGGVGKTTTAINLATAMAAVKKKVLILDLDPQGNASTGFGIDRNAREITSYDVVLGAAPVKEAVLATEIPGLSIIPSTVDLSGADLELAELPQRNFRLQQAFDKADIRADFDYILIDCPPSLSLLTINALVAADSVLVPLQCEFFALEGLSLLMRTVEQVQASLNPGLDINGVVLTMYDARNNLSEQVALDVRAYLGDKVYKTVIPRNVRVSEAPSFGKPVLLYDHKCAGSQAYISLARELLGRRKSKIAA
- a CDS encoding ParB/RepB/Spo0J family partition protein; translation: MVKNARKGLGRGLSALLADDRPSAVVSVTDITGDNGASSGRRRLPIEFLERNMHQPRVHFDETALDELASSIKERGLLQPILVREIGPEKFQIVAGERRWRAAQRAGVHEVPVVVRELTDGEVLELAIIENIQRLDLTATEEARGYKRLIEEFKHTQEAVSEIVGKSRSHITNLLRLLTLPEKVQAMVDMGKISMGHARAIIGHDDALGIATRIASEGLSVRQTEALVSEGKDKQKRQPRPGGTASGKKMKDADTLALEKDLSAAVGMKVSIHHEGEAGSVSISYASLDELDELCSKLGVCGF
- the rsmI gene encoding 16S rRNA (cytidine(1402)-2'-O)-methyltransferase codes for the protein MMAEIGSGKKLPAGLYVVATPIGNLSDISARAKEVLKNVDLIACEDTRMTGKLLGAYLIKKAMLPYHEHNGSLQRPKILGKIAAGGSVALVSDAGTPLISDPGYKLVDDAYDNGLRVVAIPGPSAVVTALSIAGMPTDRFLFMGFAPTKTQARTTWFEAEKNTAASLVYYESAKRIAGSLRDAATALGPRPAAVCRELTKKFEEVVRGTLEEIADRYETSGPPKGEIVVVIAPPGKHDSETAGSDISTEALLVAALKHMTVKSAAAFVAEVTGEKRKGLYARALELTAEK